From a single Couchioplanes caeruleus genomic region:
- the adh gene encoding aldehyde dehydrogenase: protein MTVYSPPGSDGAIVSYESRYDHWIGGEYVPPAKGQYFSNPSPVTGQTFCEVARGTAEDVERALDAAHGAADAWGRTPAAERANILNKIADRMEANLEKLAVAEAWENGKAVRETLAADLPLAIDHFRYFAGALRAQEGTLGEIDEDTVAYHFHEPLGVVAQIIPWNFPILMAVWKLAPALAAGNAVVLKPAEQTPASIHYWMSLVQDLLPPGVLNIVNGFGVEAGKPLASSNRVAKVAFTGETTTGRLIMQYASENIIPVTLELGGKSPNIFFDDVSSADDDFFDKALEGFAMFALNQGEVCTCPSRALIQQGHYADFLAAGVKRVENLKQGNPLDTDTQVGAQASNDQLEKILSYLDIGRQEGAKVLTGGARADLGGDLAGGYYVQPTIFEGSNSMRIFQEEIFGPVVSVTSFSDYADAIKIANDTLYGLGAGVWTRDATLAYRSGRAIKAGRVWTNCYHQYPAHAAFGGYKQSGIGRENHKMMLDHYQQTKNLLVSYSPKALGFF, encoded by the coding sequence ATGACTGTCTACTCCCCTCCCGGTAGCGACGGCGCCATCGTCAGCTACGAGTCCCGGTACGACCACTGGATCGGCGGCGAGTACGTGCCACCCGCCAAGGGCCAGTACTTTTCGAACCCGTCGCCTGTCACGGGACAGACCTTCTGCGAGGTAGCGCGCGGTACCGCCGAGGACGTCGAGCGGGCGCTCGACGCGGCACACGGCGCTGCGGACGCGTGGGGCCGTACCCCGGCCGCCGAACGCGCGAACATCCTCAACAAGATCGCCGACCGGATGGAGGCGAACCTCGAGAAGCTCGCGGTCGCCGAGGCCTGGGAGAACGGCAAGGCGGTCCGCGAGACCCTCGCCGCCGACCTGCCGCTGGCGATCGACCACTTCCGCTACTTCGCCGGTGCGCTGCGGGCCCAGGAGGGCACCCTCGGCGAGATCGACGAGGACACCGTCGCGTACCACTTCCACGAGCCGCTCGGCGTGGTGGCGCAGATCATCCCGTGGAACTTCCCGATCCTGATGGCGGTCTGGAAGCTCGCGCCCGCGCTGGCCGCCGGCAACGCCGTGGTGCTCAAGCCGGCCGAGCAGACCCCGGCCTCGATCCACTACTGGATGTCGCTGGTCCAGGACCTGCTGCCGCCGGGTGTGTTGAACATCGTCAACGGCTTCGGCGTGGAGGCGGGCAAGCCGCTCGCGTCGTCGAACCGGGTCGCCAAGGTCGCGTTCACCGGCGAGACCACCACCGGGCGCCTGATCATGCAGTACGCCTCGGAGAACATCATCCCGGTCACGCTGGAGCTCGGCGGCAAGAGCCCCAACATCTTCTTCGACGACGTCAGCAGCGCCGACGACGACTTCTTCGACAAGGCGCTCGAGGGCTTCGCGATGTTCGCGCTCAACCAGGGCGAGGTCTGCACCTGCCCGTCCCGGGCGCTGATCCAGCAGGGCCACTACGCGGACTTCCTGGCCGCCGGCGTCAAGCGCGTCGAGAACCTGAAGCAGGGCAACCCGCTGGACACCGACACCCAGGTCGGCGCCCAGGCGTCGAACGACCAGCTCGAGAAGATCCTGTCCTACCTGGACATCGGACGTCAGGAGGGCGCGAAGGTGCTCACCGGTGGCGCCCGGGCAGACCTCGGCGGGGATCTGGCCGGTGGCTACTACGTGCAGCCGACGATCTTCGAGGGTTCGAACTCGATGCGGATCTTCCAGGAGGAGATCTTCGGGCCGGTGGTGTCGGTGACCTCGTTCAGCGACTACGCCGACGCCATCAAGATCGCCAACGACACGCTGTACGGCCTCGGCGCCGGCGTGTGGACCCGCGACGCGACCCTCGCGTACCGTTCCGGGCGGGCGATCAAGGCCGGTCGGGTGTGGACGAACTGTTACCACCAGTACCCGGCGCACGCGGCGTTCGGCGGGTACAAGCAGTCCGGCATCGGCCGCGAGAACCACAAGATGATGCTGGACCACTACCAGCAGACGAAGAACCTGCTGGTCAGCTACTCCCCCAAGGCGCTGGGCTTCTTCTGA
- a CDS encoding DUF779 domain-containing protein, with translation MGARVDVTPAAAELIRSLRGQHGPLMFHQSGGCCDGSAPMCYPDGEFRTGSSDVLLEQLHIDGVDEPVSFWMSTSQFEAWKHTHLTVDVVPGRGSGFSLEAPEGVRFLIRSRVLTPEELAALSS, from the coding sequence ATGGGTGCCCGGGTGGACGTGACCCCCGCGGCGGCCGAGCTCATCCGGTCGCTGCGGGGACAGCACGGTCCGTTGATGTTCCACCAGTCCGGCGGCTGCTGCGACGGCAGCGCGCCGATGTGCTACCCGGACGGCGAGTTCCGTACCGGGTCCAGCGACGTCCTGCTGGAGCAGCTGCACATCGACGGCGTCGACGAGCCGGTGTCGTTCTGGATGAGCACGTCGCAGTTCGAGGCCTGGAAGCACACCCACCTGACGGTGGATGTCGTCCCGGGCCGCGGCAGCGGCTTCAGCCTGGAGGCACCGGAGGGGGTGCGCTTCCTGATCAGAAGCCGCGTGCTCACGCCGGAGGAGTTGGCGGCTCTGTCGTCGTGA
- a CDS encoding class I SAM-dependent methyltransferase has translation MTGVDWTEPAWRAVLERSGTGTGARVLDVGCGCGGFLAYCAGRGMVASGIDPDGDLVAVACGEGLDVRTGEAEKVPWDDATFDLTTAFNALQFAEDTDEALAEMVRVTRPGGHVAVANWAERALNDVDAIERALADGPPGPEGDLRLPGGLRGLLEDGGLTAVHEGLVDVPWEFADDDSLVSWIVGDGAPEVAVKVLAAVRPYRQNAEGYRLINRFRYAVGRRSPAVGR, from the coding sequence GTGACCGGAGTCGACTGGACCGAGCCCGCGTGGCGGGCAGTCCTCGAGCGGAGCGGGACCGGAACCGGCGCGCGGGTCCTCGACGTGGGCTGCGGCTGCGGCGGGTTCCTGGCGTACTGCGCGGGGCGGGGAATGGTCGCATCGGGCATCGACCCGGACGGCGACCTGGTCGCGGTCGCGTGCGGGGAAGGGCTCGACGTCCGGACGGGTGAGGCCGAGAAGGTGCCGTGGGACGACGCCACGTTCGACCTCACGACCGCGTTCAACGCGCTGCAGTTCGCGGAGGACACCGACGAGGCACTCGCCGAGATGGTCCGGGTGACGCGGCCGGGCGGCCACGTCGCCGTCGCGAACTGGGCCGAGCGGGCGCTCAACGACGTCGACGCGATCGAACGGGCGCTCGCCGACGGGCCGCCGGGACCCGAGGGTGACCTGCGGCTGCCGGGCGGGCTGCGCGGGTTGCTGGAGGACGGCGGTCTGACCGCGGTCCACGAAGGGCTCGTCGACGTGCCGTGGGAGTTCGCGGACGACGATTCGCTCGTGAGCTGGATCGTGGGTGACGGGGCGCCGGAGGTGGCCGTGAAGGTGCTCGCTGCCGTGCGCCCGTACCGTCAGAATGCGGAGGGTTACCGATTGATCAACCGCTTCCGGTACGCGGTCGGCCGGCGCAGCCCGGCCGTGGGGCGGTGA
- a CDS encoding GNAT family N-acetyltransferase, whose amino-acid sequence MAHAVDPFGQAEWMDIKMRPAEEGDLPLFRRMAVDRDLVGNDWHGFSNARAPERRFAEDGYLGADGGRLMIDVDGETAGLLSWGAKQFGPNSRHWEIGILLLPEFRGRGIGWRAQAMMCDYLFEHTPVQRIQAGTQPENIAEQKSLVKAGFQLEGVIRAAEFRAGQWRDGLLFSRLRTDPAVAW is encoded by the coding sequence ATGGCCCATGCGGTTGACCCGTTCGGACAAGCTGAATGGATGGACATCAAAATGCGGCCGGCCGAGGAAGGCGATTTGCCCCTGTTCCGGCGGATGGCCGTCGATCGTGATCTGGTGGGCAACGATTGGCACGGATTCAGCAACGCCCGAGCCCCCGAGCGCCGGTTCGCCGAGGACGGCTATCTCGGTGCGGACGGCGGCCGCCTCATGATCGACGTCGACGGGGAGACGGCGGGACTGCTGTCGTGGGGCGCGAAACAATTCGGCCCGAACAGCCGGCATTGGGAGATCGGCATTCTGCTGCTGCCGGAATTCCGCGGCCGCGGGATCGGCTGGCGGGCCCAGGCGATGATGTGCGACTACCTGTTCGAGCACACGCCGGTGCAGCGGATCCAGGCCGGCACCCAGCCGGAGAACATCGCCGAGCAGAAGTCGTTGGTGAAGGCCGGGTTCCAGCTGGAGGGCGTGATCCGCGCGGCGGAGTTCCGGGCCGGACAGTGGCGCGACGGCCTGCTGTTCAGCCGGCTGCGGACAGATCCGGCCGTGGCATGGTGA
- a CDS encoding DUF3455 domain-containing protein, translating to MRSPMRTAILAGTAVAVAGAVTTVTLNASAAEQTRPVPRPSASTTPSKIDPPAGLHKLGSYRVVTGTQTYTCANGSFAGASVPEAQLAGLRGRIHHFKGPSWQSERDGSLVTATKVADLPRTGTIPELLLEVNSHTGTGILSKAAYIQRLYTSGGVAPAGTCTDGETAAVPYSAVYVFWG from the coding sequence ATGCGTTCCCCGATGCGAACCGCGATCCTCGCCGGCACAGCCGTGGCCGTCGCCGGCGCGGTCACCACCGTCACCCTCAACGCCTCCGCCGCCGAGCAGACCCGGCCCGTCCCGCGGCCGAGCGCCAGCACCACGCCCTCGAAGATCGACCCGCCGGCCGGGCTGCACAAGCTCGGCAGCTACCGCGTGGTGACCGGCACCCAGACGTACACCTGCGCCAACGGCTCGTTCGCCGGCGCGTCGGTGCCCGAGGCCCAGCTGGCCGGCCTGCGCGGCCGGATCCACCACTTCAAGGGACCGAGCTGGCAGTCCGAGCGGGACGGTTCGCTCGTCACCGCCACCAAGGTCGCCGACCTTCCGCGTACGGGGACCATTCCCGAGCTCCTGCTGGAGGTGAACAGCCACACCGGCACGGGGATCCTGTCGAAGGCCGCCTACATCCAGCGGCTGTACACCTCGGGCGGTGTCGCGCCGGCCGGGACCTGCACCGACGGCGAGACCGCGGCCGTGCCGTACAGCGCCGTGTACGTTTTCTGGGGCTGA
- a CDS encoding polysaccharide deacetylase family protein, producing MRTPKVFVIGLALAGVAGLAGCGTAMAAEHSPAWVAASPSASSSHSASPSPSSTRRATHAPAHTSSPSSSPSSSPSSSPSPSHSTPASRPAHRAHHGGPADSLMKTGQKGVALTFDDGPDPAQTPKLLDLLKKRHVKATFCLVGQNVAAHPALVRRIAAEGHTLCNHTWRHSLTLGKRKPAAIRADLQRTNDAIRAAVPGAEIKYMRAPGGNFTPAFVAAATDLGMTSIYWQVDPRDWDHPAGESDGAHRAKVIRSVKKHVSRGAIVLSHDYAQPDTIAAYETLIPWLQRRYKLIALP from the coding sequence ATGCGTACCCCCAAGGTTTTCGTGATCGGCCTGGCACTGGCGGGCGTGGCCGGCCTGGCCGGCTGCGGCACCGCGATGGCCGCCGAGCACTCGCCCGCCTGGGTCGCCGCCTCCCCGTCCGCGTCCTCCAGCCACTCTGCGTCGCCCTCGCCGTCGTCGACCCGTCGCGCGACGCACGCGCCGGCGCACACCTCGTCGCCGTCGTCCTCACCCTCGTCGTCGCCCTCGTCGTCGCCGTCGCCGTCGCACTCCACCCCGGCTTCCCGGCCCGCGCACCGGGCGCACCACGGCGGGCCGGCGGACAGTCTCATGAAGACCGGGCAGAAGGGCGTCGCGCTCACCTTCGACGACGGGCCGGACCCGGCGCAGACGCCGAAGCTGCTCGACCTGCTGAAGAAGCGGCACGTGAAGGCCACGTTCTGCCTGGTCGGCCAGAACGTCGCCGCCCACCCGGCCCTGGTACGCCGGATCGCCGCCGAAGGCCACACCCTCTGCAACCACACCTGGCGGCACAGCCTGACGCTGGGCAAGCGCAAGCCCGCCGCCATCCGCGCCGACCTGCAGCGCACCAACGACGCGATCCGGGCCGCCGTACCCGGGGCCGAGATCAAGTACATGCGCGCGCCGGGCGGCAACTTCACGCCCGCCTTCGTCGCCGCCGCCACCGACCTCGGCATGACCTCCATCTACTGGCAGGTCGACCCGCGCGACTGGGACCACCCGGCCGGCGAGTCCGACGGCGCCCACCGGGCCAAGGTCATCAGGTCGGTCAAGAAGCACGTCAGCCGCGGCGCGATCGTGCTGTCCCACGACTACGCCCAGCCGGACACCATCGCCGCGTACGAGACGCTGATTCCGTGGCTGCAGCGGCGGTACAAGCTCATCGCCCTGCCGTGA
- a CDS encoding DUF3499 domain-containing protein, whose product MRSPRRCSRNGCPRQAVATLTYVYSDSTAVVGPLAAFAEPHTYDLCEPHARSLTAPRGWELVRHDGDFAPPPPTTDDLVALADAVREAARPAPPPRPEEHDTLPGHQTGRRGHLRVIPPSH is encoded by the coding sequence GTGAGGTCCCCACGGCGCTGCTCCCGCAACGGCTGTCCCCGACAGGCGGTCGCCACCCTGACCTACGTCTACAGCGACTCCACGGCCGTGGTCGGCCCGCTGGCCGCCTTCGCCGAGCCGCACACGTACGACCTCTGCGAACCGCATGCCCGCAGCCTCACCGCCCCGCGTGGCTGGGAGCTGGTGCGCCACGACGGCGACTTCGCGCCCCCGCCGCCCACGACGGACGACCTGGTGGCCCTCGCCGACGCCGTGCGCGAGGCGGCCCGTCCGGCCCCGCCGCCGCGCCCCGAGGAGCACGACACGCTCCCGGGCCATCAGACCGGCCGCCGCGGCCACCTCCGCGTCATCCCGCCGTCCCACTGA
- a CDS encoding metallopeptidase family protein encodes MTTSPDRRRTGSEPGRSPRTAGPGRPARRDRHGRGLRGRLVPATVPLARTKAEIFDDLVLDTVETLERRYAKELAGVEFAVEDVPPDLNVYDSDVLEDGEVPLARLLPGRPGRQELPPRIVLYRRPLEFRAMDREDLADLVHDVIIEQVANLLGVDPDELS; translated from the coding sequence GTGACCACCAGCCCCGACCGCCGCCGGACCGGCTCAGAACCGGGCCGGTCCCCGCGCACCGCCGGACCGGGCCGTCCCGCCCGCCGCGATCGGCACGGGCGCGGGCTGCGCGGCCGCCTCGTCCCCGCCACCGTGCCGCTCGCCCGCACGAAGGCCGAGATCTTCGACGACCTCGTCCTCGACACCGTCGAAACCCTCGAGCGGCGGTACGCGAAGGAACTGGCCGGCGTGGAGTTCGCGGTCGAGGACGTGCCGCCGGACCTGAACGTCTACGACTCGGACGTGCTCGAGGACGGCGAGGTGCCGCTCGCCCGGCTCCTCCCGGGCCGGCCCGGACGCCAGGAGCTCCCGCCGCGGATCGTGCTCTACCGCCGGCCGCTGGAATTCCGGGCGATGGACCGCGAGGACCTCGCCGACCTCGTCCACGACGTGATCATCGAACAGGTCGCCAACCTGCTCGGTGTCGACCCCGACGAGCTCTCGTAG
- a CDS encoding WhiB family transcriptional regulator produces MEAQVEGVDLLGDAPEWQERALCSQTDPEAFFPEKGGSTREAKRICGRCEVKAECLEYALGHDERFGIWGGLSERERRKLKRRVA; encoded by the coding sequence ATGGAAGCGCAGGTAGAAGGGGTAGACCTGCTCGGGGACGCGCCCGAGTGGCAGGAGCGGGCGCTCTGCTCGCAGACCGATCCGGAGGCTTTCTTCCCGGAGAAGGGCGGTTCCACCCGCGAGGCGAAACGCATCTGTGGCCGGTGCGAGGTGAAGGCCGAGTGCCTCGAGTACGCCCTCGGACACGACGAGCGCTTCGGTATCTGGGGTGGCCTTTCTGAGCGGGAACGCCGCAAGCTCAAGCGCCGCGTGGCCTGA
- a CDS encoding bifunctional FO biosynthesis protein CofGH: MDTPPTEASIRRALKRAAEGRAIDADEAAALLAAEGPLLDDLLATAGAIRDAGLREAGRPGVVTYSKKVFIPLTRLCRDRCHYCTFATVPHRLPAAFLERDEVLAIAREGAAQGCKEALFTLGDRPEERWPAARQWLDERGYDSTLDYVRACAIAVLEETGLLPHLNPGVLSWAELQRLKPVAPSMGMMLETTATRLWSEPGGPHYGSPDKEPAVRLRVLDDAGRVGVPFTTGILIGIGETRAERADAIFAMRRTAREYGHVQEVIIQNFRAKPDTAMRGMPDAELRELAATVAVARVILGPRARLQAPPNLIAGEYDLLLRAGIDDWGGVSPVTPDHVNPERPWPQIDSLREMSARSGFELRERLTIYPEYVRRGEGWLDPRLAAHVAALADPSGLAREDAMPAGLPWQEPDDAYAGGRTDLFATIDTEGRTGDRRGDFDSVYGDWDEVAAHITTGSTRRVETDVLAGLRLAAEDPARLLLPEHEDKAMALFQADGSALDELARIADDLRKDVNGDDVTYVVNRNINFSNVCYVGCRFCAFAQRERDADAYRLSVEQVAARAEEAWRDGATEVCMQGGIDPKMPVTAYADLVRAVKDRVPGMHVHAFSPMEIVTGAAKAGVSVREWLEDLRDAGLGTIPGTAAEILDDDVRWVLTKGKLPASTWIDVVTTAHQVGIRSSSTMMYGHVDHPRQWLGHFRVLAGIQDVTGGFTEFVALPFIHTNAPIYLAGIARPGPTWRENRVVHAMARVLLHGRIGNIQCSWVKLGDEGTIAMLNGGCNDLGGTLMEETISRMAGSEHGSARTVAQLKELAAAAGRPAAERTTVYGRR; encoded by the coding sequence GTGGACACACCGCCGACCGAAGCCAGCATCCGTCGCGCCCTCAAGCGGGCCGCCGAGGGCCGGGCGATCGACGCCGACGAGGCGGCCGCCCTGCTCGCCGCCGAGGGACCGCTGCTCGACGACCTGCTCGCGACCGCCGGGGCGATCCGGGACGCCGGCCTGCGGGAGGCCGGCCGGCCGGGCGTGGTCACGTACTCGAAGAAGGTCTTCATCCCGCTCACCCGGCTGTGCCGGGACCGGTGCCACTACTGCACGTTCGCCACGGTCCCGCACCGGCTGCCCGCCGCGTTCCTCGAGCGCGACGAGGTGCTGGCGATCGCCCGGGAAGGCGCGGCGCAGGGCTGCAAGGAGGCGCTGTTCACGCTCGGCGACCGGCCGGAGGAGCGCTGGCCGGCGGCCCGCCAATGGCTTGACGAGCGCGGGTACGACTCGACCCTCGACTACGTGCGCGCCTGCGCGATCGCGGTGCTGGAGGAGACCGGCCTGCTGCCGCATCTGAACCCCGGCGTGCTCAGCTGGGCGGAGCTGCAGCGGCTCAAGCCGGTCGCGCCCAGCATGGGCATGATGCTGGAGACCACCGCGACGCGGCTCTGGTCGGAACCGGGCGGCCCGCACTACGGCTCCCCGGACAAGGAGCCCGCCGTGCGCCTGCGCGTCCTCGACGACGCCGGTCGCGTGGGCGTGCCCTTCACCACCGGCATCCTCATCGGCATCGGCGAGACCCGCGCGGAGCGCGCCGACGCCATCTTCGCGATGCGCCGCACCGCCCGCGAGTACGGGCACGTCCAGGAAGTCATCATCCAGAACTTCCGCGCCAAGCCCGACACGGCGATGCGCGGCATGCCCGACGCGGAGCTGCGCGAGCTGGCGGCGACGGTCGCCGTGGCCCGGGTGATCCTGGGCCCCCGGGCGCGCCTGCAGGCACCGCCCAACCTCATCGCGGGCGAATACGACCTCCTGCTGCGCGCCGGCATTGACGACTGGGGCGGCGTCTCGCCGGTCACCCCGGACCACGTGAACCCGGAACGCCCCTGGCCGCAGATCGACTCGCTGCGCGAGATGTCCGCGAGGTCGGGCTTCGAGCTGCGCGAACGCCTCACGATCTACCCCGAGTACGTCCGCCGCGGCGAGGGCTGGCTCGACCCCCGCCTGGCCGCGCACGTGGCGGCGCTGGCGGACCCCTCCGGCCTGGCCCGCGAGGACGCGATGCCGGCGGGCCTGCCGTGGCAGGAGCCGGACGACGCGTACGCGGGCGGCCGCACCGACCTCTTCGCGACCATCGACACGGAGGGCCGCACGGGCGACCGCCGCGGCGACTTCGACTCCGTGTACGGCGACTGGGACGAGGTCGCAGCGCACATCACCACGGGTTCCACCCGGCGCGTCGAGACCGACGTCCTGGCCGGGCTCCGCCTCGCCGCCGAGGATCCGGCCAGGCTGCTCCTGCCCGAGCACGAGGACAAGGCGATGGCCCTGTTCCAGGCCGACGGCTCGGCGCTCGACGAGCTCGCCCGCATCGCCGACGACCTGCGCAAGGATGTCAACGGCGACGACGTCACGTACGTGGTCAACCGCAACATCAACTTCTCCAACGTCTGCTACGTCGGGTGCCGCTTCTGCGCCTTCGCCCAGCGGGAACGGGACGCGGACGCGTACCGGCTCTCCGTCGAGCAGGTAGCCGCCCGCGCGGAGGAGGCGTGGCGCGACGGTGCCACCGAGGTGTGCATGCAGGGCGGCATCGACCCCAAGATGCCGGTCACCGCGTACGCCGACCTCGTGCGGGCGGTGAAGGACCGCGTACCGGGGATGCACGTCCACGCCTTCTCGCCCATGGAGATCGTCACGGGCGCGGCCAAGGCGGGCGTGTCCGTCCGCGAATGGCTCGAGGACCTCCGCGACGCCGGGCTCGGCACCATCCCCGGCACCGCCGCCGAGATCCTCGACGACGACGTACGGTGGGTCCTCACCAAGGGCAAACTCCCGGCGTCCACCTGGATCGACGTGGTCACCACGGCGCACCAGGTCGGCATCCGCTCCAGCTCCACGATGATGTACGGCCACGTCGACCACCCCCGCCAATGGCTCGGGCACTTCCGCGTCCTCGCCGGCATCCAGGACGTGACCGGCGGCTTCACGGAATTCGTCGCGCTGCCGTTCATCCACACCAACGCGCCCATCTACCTGGCCGGCATCGCCCGCCCGGGCCCCACCTGGCGGGAGAACCGGGTCGTCCACGCGATGGCCCGCGTCCTGCTGCACGGCCGGATCGGCAACATCCAGTGCTCGTGGGTGAAACTGGGCGACGAGGGCACGATCGCGATGCTCAACGGCGGCTGCAACGACCTGGGCGGCACGCTGATGGAGGAGACGATCTCGCGGATGGCCGGCTCGGAACACGGGTCGGCCCGCACGGTGGCCCAGCTGAAGGAACTGGCCGCGGCGGCGGGCCGCCCGGCAGCCGAACGCACCACCGTCTACGGCCGCCGATAG
- the cofD gene encoding 2-phospho-L-lactate transferase — protein MRIVVLTGGIGGARFLVGVRAWARRVGADVTAVVNVGDDVRLHGLQICPDLDSVMYTLGGAADPERGWGRVGETWVVKEELARYGAEPGWFGLGDKDTATHLVRTTMLNAGYPLSQVTAALCERWQPGITMLPATDDRLETHVVVDLDGQRAIHFQEWWVRYRGDVPTHRFVFVGADKAKPAAGVLAAIAAADVVLVAPSNPVVSIAPILAVPGLKEAVVDGPAPIVGVSPIIGGAPVRGMADRCLATLDVEVSAAAVGALYGARSSGGLLDGWLVDETDAQAAVPGVRTKAVPLWMSDEEATSAMVAAALELAGVA, from the coding sequence ATGCGGATCGTGGTCCTGACCGGGGGGATCGGTGGCGCCCGGTTCCTGGTGGGCGTGCGCGCGTGGGCGCGACGGGTAGGCGCCGACGTCACGGCGGTGGTGAACGTCGGTGACGACGTACGCCTGCACGGCCTGCAGATCTGTCCCGACCTGGACAGCGTCATGTACACGCTGGGCGGCGCCGCCGACCCGGAGCGCGGGTGGGGCCGGGTCGGCGAGACGTGGGTCGTCAAGGAGGAGCTGGCCAGGTACGGCGCGGAGCCCGGCTGGTTCGGCCTCGGCGACAAGGACACCGCCACCCATCTCGTCCGCACCACCATGCTGAACGCGGGCTACCCGTTGTCGCAGGTGACCGCCGCGCTGTGCGAGCGCTGGCAGCCGGGCATCACCATGCTCCCGGCCACCGACGACCGGCTGGAGACCCACGTGGTGGTCGACCTGGACGGGCAGCGGGCCATCCACTTCCAGGAGTGGTGGGTGCGCTACCGCGGTGACGTGCCGACGCACCGGTTCGTCTTCGTGGGCGCGGACAAGGCGAAGCCCGCCGCCGGGGTGCTGGCGGCGATCGCGGCCGCTGACGTGGTGCTCGTGGCCCCCAGCAACCCCGTCGTCAGCATCGCGCCGATTCTCGCCGTACCGGGGCTCAAGGAGGCCGTCGTGGACGGCCCGGCGCCGATCGTGGGGGTTTCACCGATCATCGGCGGGGCACCCGTGCGCGGCATGGCCGACCGCTGCCTCGCCACGCTGGACGTCGAGGTCAGCGCGGCCGCGGTGGGTGCCCTGTACGGCGCCCGCTCGTCCGGAGGGCTCCTCGACGGGTGGCTGGTCGACGAGACCGACGCGCAGGCCGCTGTCCCGGGCGTGCGCACGAAGGCCGTGCCGCTGTGGATGAGCGACGAGGAGGCGACGTCCGCGATGGTCGCTGCGGCGTTGGAGCTGGCGGGGGTGGCATGA
- a CDS encoding coenzyme F420-0:L-glutamate ligase, whose product MEGLEILPVHGIGDVTAGDDLAELITRNAPWLRDGDVLVVTSKIVSKAEGRLVEVPADGPEREAARAEVLAAETRRVVARRGATAIVQTHHGFVMAAAGIDASNVDKTHLVLLPASPDDSARRLRAGLAARGLHVGVIVSDTMGRTWRNGLTDVALGAAGIEPFRDHRGEIDPYGNELQLTQMAVIDELAAAGELVKGKCDQVPVAVVRGYPGAGAADTPGADVLLRDAASDMFSLGTAEAHAEGLRAAATLPESATDEPASAEAVQRAIATAGLDGTVAVPSPQTLRCTAPDPTPAGLMRFGADVQRLRSALAAEGLVSAVAYDGTGATIAVSAA is encoded by the coding sequence ATGGAGGGCCTGGAGATCCTGCCGGTGCACGGCATCGGCGACGTGACGGCCGGGGACGACCTGGCCGAGCTGATCACCCGGAACGCGCCGTGGCTGCGCGACGGCGACGTGCTCGTGGTGACCAGCAAGATCGTCTCGAAGGCGGAGGGGCGCCTGGTCGAGGTGCCCGCCGACGGCCCGGAGCGCGAGGCCGCCCGCGCGGAGGTCCTCGCGGCGGAGACCCGGCGGGTGGTGGCCCGGCGGGGCGCGACCGCGATCGTGCAGACCCACCACGGTTTCGTGATGGCCGCCGCCGGCATCGACGCGTCCAATGTCGACAAGACGCATCTGGTGCTGCTGCCCGCGTCCCCGGACGACTCGGCCCGTCGGTTGCGCGCCGGCCTGGCGGCCCGTGGCCTGCACGTCGGCGTCATCGTCTCCGACACGATGGGCCGCACGTGGCGCAACGGGCTCACCGACGTCGCGCTGGGCGCGGCCGGGATCGAGCCGTTCCGCGACCACCGGGGCGAGATCGACCCGTACGGCAACGAGCTGCAGCTCACCCAGATGGCCGTGATCGACGAGCTGGCCGCCGCGGGCGAGCTGGTGAAGGGCAAGTGCGACCAGGTGCCGGTCGCGGTGGTGCGCGGTTATCCGGGCGCGGGCGCCGCGGACACCCCCGGCGCGGACGTCCTGCTGCGGGACGCGGCCAGCGACATGTTCTCCTTGGGTACGGCGGAAGCACACGCGGAGGGCCTGCGCGCGGCGGCCACCCTGCCGGAGTCCGCGACGGACGAGCCGGCGAGCGCCGAGGCGGTGCAGCGGGCGATCGCCACGGCCGGCCTCGACGGCACGGTCGCGGTGCCGTCGCCGCAGACGCTGCGGTGCACCGCCCCGGACCCCACGCCCGCCGGGCTGATGCGCTTCGGCGCGGACGTGCAGCGGCTCCGGTCGGCGCTGGCCGCCGAGGGGCTCGTGTCCGCGGTCGCGTACGACGGGACGGGCGCCACCATCGCGGTGTCCGCCGCATGA